The proteins below come from a single Planctomycetaceae bacterium genomic window:
- the mgtE gene encoding magnesium transporter — protein MQPFESAFNTFAELHPDDASRVVETFSVGDAQQLLDSLPEHQRVSLLERLSLDKAMPLIVAMSVDRAAEVLAEMSPRSAAAILKQAKEDERAAILEAVPASSRRTLQQLVEFPDDCAGGMMEPRVAALSIDLNVQQAIARLRSTPREALHYLYVTDRSQRLVGVLNMRDLLLANPTQQLEPMVRTNVFVIPDTMPREEVVNQMRERKFLAVPVVDFEGRLIGVVQHSEALKAGQLEGFEDLQRIVGAGATERALSPVRVVVKNRLPWLLVNLVTAFMAAFVVGLFEGVISRVAALAVLLPVVAGQGGNTGSQSLAVVMRGVALREIIPGVSGRVVRKEVLGGLINGALISVVTAAAVLGWRLATGESLPDAGRLCVVIGSSMIVTMAMAALAGSVIPLILRALGRDPAQSASIFLTTATDIIGFGSFLGCAALLL, from the coding sequence ATGCAGCCATTTGAATCCGCTTTCAATACGTTCGCCGAGCTTCACCCGGACGACGCCAGCCGCGTTGTCGAAACGTTTTCGGTTGGCGACGCTCAGCAGTTGCTGGACAGCCTGCCGGAACATCAGCGCGTGTCGCTGCTGGAGCGGCTGAGCCTGGACAAGGCAATGCCGCTGATCGTTGCCATGTCGGTTGACCGGGCGGCGGAAGTTCTGGCGGAGATGTCACCGCGATCGGCCGCGGCCATTTTGAAACAGGCGAAGGAAGACGAGCGGGCCGCGATCCTTGAAGCCGTTCCCGCCTCGTCTCGCCGAACGCTGCAGCAGCTTGTGGAGTTCCCCGACGACTGCGCCGGCGGCATGATGGAACCTCGCGTCGCCGCCCTGTCGATCGATCTGAATGTGCAGCAGGCGATCGCTCGCCTGCGAAGCACTCCGCGAGAAGCCCTGCACTACCTTTACGTCACTGACCGATCGCAAAGGCTGGTGGGCGTGCTGAATATGCGGGATCTGTTGCTGGCCAATCCGACTCAGCAACTGGAACCGATGGTCAGGACGAACGTGTTTGTCATTCCGGACACCATGCCTCGCGAAGAAGTCGTCAACCAGATGCGCGAACGGAAGTTTCTGGCGGTGCCCGTTGTTGACTTTGAAGGGCGGTTGATCGGAGTCGTTCAGCACAGTGAAGCACTGAAAGCCGGACAACTGGAGGGCTTTGAAGATCTGCAGAGAATCGTGGGTGCCGGAGCAACAGAACGCGCACTTTCGCCGGTTCGTGTCGTCGTGAAGAATCGTCTGCCGTGGCTGCTGGTCAATCTGGTGACGGCATTCATGGCGGCCTTTGTGGTCGGTCTGTTCGAAGGTGTGATTTCGCGAGTCGCGGCTCTGGCTGTGTTGCTGCCGGTGGTTGCCGGTCAGGGTGGAAACACGGGATCGCAGTCTCTGGCCGTTGTGATGCGCGGTGTGGCATTGCGGGAAATCATTCCCGGAGTCAGCGGGCGAGTGGTCCGCAAGGAAGTTCTGGGCGGCCTGATCAACGGTGCTCTGATCTCGGTCGTAACCGCTGCGGCCGTGCTGGGATGGCGACTGGCAACCGGTGAATCGCTGCCCGACGCGGGACGCTTGTGCGTCGTCATCGGCTCGTCGATGATTGTGACGATGGCAATGGCAGCGCTGGCCGGTTCCGTGATTCCGCTGATCCTGCGAGCACTCGGACGCGACCCCGCTCAGTCGGCCAGCATCTTTCTGACGACGGCGACCGATATCATCGGATTCGGTTCGTTCCTGGGATGCGCGGCGCTGCTGCTGTGA
- a CDS encoding aminotransferase class III-fold pyridoxal phosphate-dependent enzyme yields the protein MPGSIVENTVCDPIIRGTDSSSGISGQGISRELVATCRRLVRERIPNLFRLYLNPHVAKNCHLLIRIVSLRWPDQPVSQRPQAFLANSLDEAVSGAVKLARFAANKRRAADAATHNSQRHPRGVVFDPQSRLMHFATTRAGSVSIRFLPDIDEVRDEKPGTGSKEDGDSHDTGGNIDFIVWFEADVAEDPNVSAGLRRLLAAANRQVQRPLLICCLDRDSVFSSGRVKQPAMGDCVPDIVVFDESFTDHDVPFGAFVAGDDLFGLWNVPGKATFHSTTFQPNSISSLHMLRCLDRFASGLMTDEGPTLQRIDSDIDFRRQVFANCYSRSLARLICVAGFDHVDVRTDGHYVVANDRRLFDCVAGVACSVRGHNPATYAEELETAGDADKCRVEVETRLSELTGLQHVTPAVSGASAVEQALKIALVAQAPRTWVLALRGGFGGKTLFALTGTSGDYLKEGLDPLYSRVVFVDPFADDAVAQLHRAFERYPIGVVQVELVQGVGGVRPVPAIVLTCLKELRSTHDCLLFVDEVQTGMFRTGPFLRSTDCDIQPDVLTIGKGTSDMMFPFALTLHSDDVQRRLDAAGSSIAADFLRRNNYPAGYRTVLGTLRRAADQDLEARVIESGRTFADLLTAALADRPVVAEVRCFGLLAGIELRVVSGSPRRLQRAIWKLSLLAMLQHPTFPVLAGFCQYEPNVLKVTPPLTVTHDELQSICATIADVLRRSTWRLLADTLPGVAMRPLSGRLRFLTFGRSNR from the coding sequence ATGCCCGGTTCAATCGTGGAAAACACAGTCTGTGACCCCATCATCCGTGGTACGGACAGCAGCAGTGGAATCAGCGGCCAAGGCATCAGCCGCGAGCTGGTCGCCACCTGCCGCCGTCTCGTGCGCGAACGGATTCCGAATCTGTTTCGGCTGTATTTGAACCCCCACGTCGCAAAGAACTGTCATCTTCTGATCCGAATCGTCAGCCTGCGGTGGCCTGATCAACCTGTGTCGCAGCGGCCGCAGGCGTTTCTGGCAAACAGCCTGGACGAAGCAGTCAGCGGAGCCGTCAAGCTCGCTCGGTTTGCCGCCAACAAACGCCGCGCGGCCGACGCCGCGACTCACAACAGCCAACGGCACCCGCGCGGCGTGGTGTTTGATCCGCAGTCGCGGCTGATGCACTTCGCGACCACGCGGGCGGGATCGGTGTCAATTCGGTTCCTCCCCGATATCGATGAGGTTCGCGACGAGAAGCCCGGAACAGGCTCGAAAGAGGATGGCGATTCACACGACACTGGCGGCAACATCGACTTCATCGTTTGGTTCGAAGCCGACGTGGCAGAAGATCCGAATGTGTCGGCTGGCCTTCGCAGGTTGCTGGCGGCCGCGAACCGGCAGGTGCAGCGACCGCTGCTGATCTGTTGTCTGGATCGTGACTCCGTATTCTCTTCGGGGCGCGTCAAACAGCCGGCGATGGGAGACTGCGTGCCGGATATCGTCGTGTTCGATGAATCGTTCACGGACCACGATGTTCCGTTCGGAGCGTTCGTGGCCGGCGATGATTTGTTTGGGCTGTGGAACGTTCCCGGCAAGGCAACATTTCATTCCACTACGTTTCAGCCGAATTCCATTTCCAGCCTGCACATGTTGCGCTGTCTGGATCGATTTGCTTCCGGCCTGATGACCGACGAAGGGCCGACGCTGCAACGCATTGACTCCGACATCGATTTCCGACGCCAGGTGTTTGCGAATTGCTACAGCCGTTCGCTGGCCAGGCTGATTTGCGTTGCCGGCTTCGACCATGTCGACGTGCGAACCGACGGGCATTACGTCGTCGCGAATGATCGCCGACTATTCGACTGCGTAGCGGGAGTCGCCTGCAGCGTGCGTGGCCACAATCCTGCGACGTACGCGGAAGAACTCGAAACGGCGGGTGATGCGGACAAATGCCGTGTCGAAGTTGAAACACGGTTGAGCGAACTGACAGGACTGCAGCACGTGACTCCGGCGGTCAGCGGTGCGAGCGCGGTGGAACAGGCGCTGAAGATCGCGCTCGTCGCTCAGGCACCGCGCACATGGGTGCTGGCTCTGCGCGGAGGCTTCGGCGGTAAGACGTTGTTCGCGTTGACCGGAACGTCTGGTGACTACCTGAAGGAAGGGCTTGATCCGCTGTATTCCCGTGTTGTGTTTGTGGATCCATTTGCGGACGACGCTGTGGCGCAGCTTCACCGCGCGTTCGAGCGGTATCCGATCGGAGTCGTGCAGGTGGAATTAGTTCAGGGAGTCGGCGGCGTGCGACCGGTTCCCGCGATCGTGCTGACGTGTCTGAAGGAACTGCGCAGCACTCACGACTGTCTGCTGTTCGTCGACGAAGTGCAGACCGGGATGTTCCGCACCGGGCCTTTTCTGCGCAGCACGGATTGCGACATCCAGCCGGACGTGCTGACGATCGGCAAGGGTACGTCGGACATGATGTTTCCCTTCGCGCTGACGCTGCATTCGGATGATGTGCAGAGACGGCTTGATGCGGCCGGCAGTTCGATTGCCGCTGACTTTCTCCGGCGAAACAACTATCCGGCGGGCTACCGAACGGTGCTGGGCACTCTTCGTCGAGCGGCCGACCAGGATCTGGAAGCACGCGTGATCGAATCGGGAAGGACATTCGCTGATCTGCTGACGGCGGCTCTGGCCGACCGTCCGGTGGTGGCGGAAGTTCGCTGTTTCGGTCTGCTGGCGGGTATCGAACTTCGTGTCGTGTCCGGTTCACCGCGACGCCTGCAGCGCGCGATCTGGAAACTGTCGCTGCTGGCGATGCTGCAACATCCGACGTTTCCGGTGCTGGCAGGATTCTGTCAGTACGAACCCAACGTACTGAAAGTGACGCCGCCGCTGACGGTGACGCATGACGAACTGCAATCAATCTGTGCCACCATCGCGGACGTGCTGCGTCGTTCGACGTGGCGACTGCTGGCCGACACTCTGCCCGGTGTCGCCATGCGTCCGTTGAGTGGAAGGCTGCGTTTTTTGACATTCGGGAGATCGAATCGATGA